The genome window GCTGGTTCTATTTTAGGTAGCTCCCCTCTTCTGCACAGGAGGCTACTCTTCCTTCTCAAATGAAAGAAAATTCACACACCACCAAGAGCTCTTCATCACAGGACACAGAGCGCCAGGCTCCCTGGGCGTCTGCTTTCACGCAGGGTTTGTTTCCATCTTCGTTATTCGGTTCTCCCGCAGCCCAGTTGGTGAACGTTGCGGAGTTGTGGACGACAAGGTAGGCTTCTTTGTTGTGCCTCTCCAAAACACTTGCGAAGGCCTTATTCTCATTTGGGAGTTGAGGGGACGGAATACGGCCACCGGCTTGGACACATATGTTTCCGAGATCTTCGAAGTTCCCGACTTGCTTGTTAGTCACGTATAATCTTTCACTGCCACTTCCAAAGGATCGAGCTGGAAAAAACAACGAAGAAGCAAATATTTAACTGCAGAAAACGCTCCACAACTCGTGTTATTTTGGCGTTATTCCCTTCccttggtatagggcagtgatggctaacctttttgccattgtgtgccaaaagcggggggagtaggGGGGGTCATGTGTGCGCATGCCCATCcccataattcttttttttttattgaaaaagttttaacaaacaaaaacatttttcctcctttcccccccctcccccccacaaaacccccttcccctcttccttccccccctccccggcttcccaggtcaatcacaaggtattgttatacataaaccaaacatagagtaaaattttcccttctaatccaattaacctcatccaaatcttttcatttcccaaccccccattacataaaataatacttcctaattattcaaaggcaatctgatatttcttaatctgatatctgttttgtaaataatcaatccattttttccattcaattaaatatctttcctgcgtattgtctttcaaaaaagctgagattttagccatctcagccaaattagtaactttcaatatccattcttctattgtaggtaactcttttttcttccaatattgtccaatcaacagccttgctgctgttattaaattcagaa of Ahaetulla prasina isolate Xishuangbanna chromosome 6, ASM2864084v1, whole genome shotgun sequence contains these proteins:
- the LOC131201365 gene encoding phospholipase A2 inhibitor alpha-like protein is translated as MRLILLSSLLLLGLSLANGHDTDPEGKLLNSLVKAVERFDEKLNKWTNAFLTVHRARSFGSGSERLYVTNKQVGNFEDLGNICVQAGGRIPSPQLPNENKAFASVLERHNKEAYLVVHNSATFTNWAAGEPNNEDGNKPCVKADAQGAWRSVSCDEELLVVCEFSFI